From one Candidatus Lernaella stagnicola genomic stretch:
- a CDS encoding tetratricopeptide repeat protein, whose protein sequence is MAKDKKGKKDGLLSKLKGSKQKKYDPELAELQREVQDDPANMRARRKLADYYLKRGDKLKALDQYLTVAETYAEKGFYPKSVAVYKQALQLQPDMIEIYLKLAGLYRKLGLIPEVVEQYHKAAAIYENQGKNREALDMRRMMLDLDPSNIMGRLKLGQKYLEGGFKTEASASFLRVAELFEQQGKTAEKQKLLEGVLDRGLEVFEILYKLVELYREQGHPELALARLAKLSGELAGSSSTLELTAEIAAELGKPAVAIKALERASELYRKIDRMDKVREVCERILELDVDNEYAVTRLSEIPSPPVSEDIELEPLPEMEEEEEFETITPPAAKVEKAVEEITIEDDELPLEEVSPEEEPVIEEVQIEDDLVIEEVALDEEQPVVEVEPVEVEEPEPAEIEEIALEEEPVVEEVAVEEEVAIEEVAMEEAELEEEPVVVEVAMEEEPVVEEVAAEEEVAAEAEEPVEEEAEEEGPDQIDLGEMSEEEAAERLDEAIDIYLKYNLRDKAVEYLNLALERNPSSLLVLEKLMTVHRDSGEDAKAEQILGELIEIAQKQQRVEKLEQYLTQMLEASPDDLDTALRLAEHYEETEPERAIVHFFDLANRHRDLENADEAELMLDRILAIDPEHEGAHRELLDIFEQSGQIDKAVEKLFALAEAARDSGDTESAENFLMRVLDHHSNEDRAQEELLALYDHAGATDKYADLLRRVADQNAQAGHYDRALEQYGQWLDLDEDNLEARERIKDLYLEKGDTDEAIGILIDIAERAADEHPTKAAEALREILSLDSDHVAARESLRDALLAAGDVAGAVNEMMTLAKAALENSEAEEALGHLDGVLGVDPRNDQALRRKISILRDLGREDEATELLFEIAAFAERSGDIDKAEATLREVLATDEHAIRARISLKDLFLNAGLEDKAVAELIDLAQTAEQTGDNDTALVYWGEISGLDPDNLDARKGIARLHLAGGDTDSAVSELLSVAGLQETGGDLDGAIETLRQALEYDEQNEVAASRLIELLLQTGQTEPAVELLMTEAAHARSAGRLPKARDSYERVIEHDGRNVEARRQLKEVYLGTGRQDRAIEQLFAMADLFKALDEPDNVEAALREVIELDGENTEAATALKDHYFASGQQAAGLDMLHDFVQKARAQREIEEAKTFAEEMLAVQSDDRRALIALAEIAVEENDTFAAVGRFRTLAGLALAENANEEAERHFARIIELDDADAEARAELKTLLLARGDRLGATEQLFALADLAGEGGDSDEALRYYREVLELDSRNETALENLVDIMVAAGDGDQAIEEMFLLAEIAREKTDFTRAERFLRQVLDVDGDNTQALEILSDVHIAGGETGQAVEELFRLVEAAENAEDYEHALGLVDRVLDLDEENINALGKKADLLDLLERHDEAVASLLQLAGAQRARELDDHAERALRKAQKLAPEDQGVHDALIDLLSGAEDTQPVIDELLRFNGAAIEDGDHDKATTVARRILDLNPRFERAHRMLIDALKAQDELEAATEALFALSDLQAEAGEQAAAEETIEEVLSLEATNQAAIDKLTMLMLDTGRHSEAVKLLLAFGDRLQRVEQFAEARTAFERVLDIEDGDAEALGKLKESYLVTSDMAEAVEILFRTVSAADSRHEEDLAFDSLREILELDERNIEAFEDLKARLFKADRVDDAVDLMLMADEKMPPVWDEDRRIDNLEEILETDEQNNEALERLADIFKRTDQADRAMDILFRLAELAEQDGDSEGAAGRLGDIIAIDGRNLRAHLRVANLYEQAGDEDALAARLLTIAHLQQDAGDLDEAAATLRRVQAIEKFEEKALRELDDLFGAAGDEQQRLEVRFELAAVYGRRDDVTEAEAIYLGILKQDTDNLLARDSVINLYAEHERGADAAAQAIVLADRARKAEDFDEAISRYEQVLFFDVDNTKARRHLKSLLVKTEQFGAACMQLRVLADAARDGDDLIAVEDALTELLQLQPDDLDVRRELVDLYEETGQPNKAVIQLLDLAEQLSAADESDEAVTQLERAVVMQPGNEPVNQRLAEAYGAAGENEKAVEKFFQLYEIDMAARRRRGAERHLREILEIDPDNAEAKEKVFDLFKAGVTPEEKIADLFERAEESLAGGDIKAAEQALKQALVIDPSHSEARELLTQIATTPTPEIGIEEPISDEVFDVQAVSDETGTSDEEIEIDWGEPEAAEEVAEEIAVPHAEPDEEVAAEGVEDVDVFGDMAEGAPEATAAEPVADDDLSPEEVALEDAIDRVDSALSDSFGQEGEEVEAPEEAKASENVGEKWVERLLPETEEEATPEISEGEFAAAEEDIAEMAAPAEAEVVQEESTDELTRAIDEFLDGATQEEEPPTSLVTEAEPETESAEDVEMVEGLTQGIDDVFDREEPAAEAVVDGDEISSDDFLDEKAEEEPTEEGRVVEDFKPFTESTPEETLEGEVAPPASDDDFMSDLLHELEEGQPAEEKPAAEEAASEPRDLFDEVFGEAKTAAGAEGSGDAFDELLGDLGEAGKASEEDDIFKSFVEGLPEELRSSNSAQTHYDLGIAFREMDSNTEAIAELEKALIKDDGSLAFAVNYELGQCYAILEKFDMAVDYFETAISAGTDDEQVMLDLTFELAVALKNMGEFGEAKKFFEQVDKQSKNYRGAKAEIAECKAGGKKRGGDDDNIGYL, encoded by the coding sequence TTGGCCAAGGACAAAAAAGGTAAAAAGGACGGCTTGCTTAGTAAGCTTAAGGGATCCAAGCAAAAGAAATACGATCCCGAACTCGCCGAGCTGCAACGTGAGGTGCAGGATGACCCCGCGAATATGCGCGCCCGCCGTAAGTTGGCGGACTACTACCTCAAGCGGGGCGATAAGCTCAAGGCGCTGGATCAATACCTGACCGTCGCGGAAACCTACGCCGAAAAAGGCTTTTATCCCAAATCCGTAGCCGTGTACAAGCAGGCGCTGCAGTTGCAGCCGGATATGATCGAAATCTACCTCAAGCTCGCCGGCCTCTACCGCAAACTCGGCCTGATTCCCGAAGTGGTCGAGCAGTACCATAAGGCCGCTGCGATTTACGAAAACCAGGGCAAAAATCGTGAAGCGTTAGACATGCGCCGCATGATGCTCGACCTGGATCCGTCCAATATCATGGGTCGCCTGAAGCTTGGACAGAAGTACCTCGAAGGAGGGTTCAAAACCGAAGCGTCCGCCTCGTTTCTGCGCGTCGCCGAGTTGTTTGAACAACAAGGGAAAACCGCAGAAAAACAGAAGCTGCTCGAGGGCGTCCTCGATCGCGGTCTCGAGGTTTTCGAAATCCTCTATAAGCTGGTTGAACTTTACCGGGAGCAAGGCCACCCGGAATTGGCGCTGGCGCGATTGGCCAAACTCAGCGGCGAACTCGCCGGCAGTAGCAGCACGTTGGAGTTGACGGCCGAAATCGCCGCGGAACTCGGCAAGCCCGCCGTCGCCATCAAGGCGCTGGAACGCGCGAGCGAGCTTTACCGCAAAATCGACCGCATGGACAAAGTGCGCGAGGTGTGTGAGCGCATCTTGGAACTCGACGTCGACAACGAATACGCCGTTACCCGGCTTTCGGAGATTCCGTCTCCACCTGTGTCGGAAGATATCGAACTCGAGCCTCTGCCGGAAATGGAGGAAGAAGAAGAGTTCGAAACGATCACGCCGCCGGCTGCCAAGGTCGAAAAGGCTGTCGAAGAGATCACCATCGAGGATGACGAACTGCCGTTGGAAGAGGTGAGCCCAGAAGAAGAGCCCGTCATCGAGGAAGTCCAGATCGAGGATGATCTGGTGATCGAGGAAGTGGCGCTCGACGAAGAACAACCCGTAGTGGAAGTCGAACCGGTCGAGGTGGAAGAGCCCGAGCCTGCCGAAATCGAGGAGATTGCACTCGAGGAAGAGCCGGTCGTCGAAGAAGTTGCGGTGGAAGAAGAGGTCGCGATCGAAGAAGTTGCGATGGAAGAGGCCGAACTCGAGGAAGAGCCCGTCGTCGTAGAAGTCGCGATGGAAGAGGAGCCCGTCGTCGAAGAAGTTGCGGCCGAAGAAGAGGTCGCCGCCGAGGCCGAGGAACCGGTCGAAGAAGAGGCCGAAGAGGAAGGCCCGGACCAGATCGATCTGGGCGAGATGAGCGAAGAGGAAGCAGCCGAGCGCCTCGACGAGGCGATCGATATTTACTTGAAGTACAACCTGCGCGACAAGGCCGTTGAGTACCTCAACCTGGCGCTGGAGCGGAATCCATCATCCCTGCTGGTGCTTGAAAAACTCATGACCGTGCACCGCGACTCCGGCGAGGACGCGAAAGCCGAACAGATTCTCGGCGAACTCATCGAAATCGCGCAGAAACAGCAGCGGGTCGAGAAACTCGAGCAATACCTCACGCAGATGCTCGAAGCTTCTCCCGACGATCTGGACACCGCGCTGCGCTTGGCCGAACACTACGAGGAAACCGAGCCGGAACGCGCCATCGTTCATTTCTTCGACCTCGCCAACCGTCATCGCGACCTCGAAAACGCCGACGAAGCCGAACTCATGCTGGATCGTATCTTGGCGATCGATCCCGAACACGAAGGCGCGCACCGCGAACTGCTCGATATTTTCGAACAAAGCGGCCAGATCGACAAAGCCGTCGAGAAGCTGTTCGCGTTGGCCGAAGCCGCTCGTGATTCCGGCGACACCGAAAGCGCCGAGAATTTCCTCATGCGGGTGTTGGACCATCACTCCAACGAAGATCGCGCACAAGAGGAATTGTTGGCGCTCTACGACCACGCCGGGGCCACCGACAAGTACGCCGATTTGCTGCGCCGTGTGGCCGATCAAAACGCTCAGGCGGGGCATTACGACCGCGCACTCGAGCAGTACGGGCAATGGCTCGATTTGGATGAGGACAACCTCGAAGCGCGGGAACGCATCAAAGACCTGTATCTCGAAAAGGGCGACACCGACGAAGCCATCGGCATTCTCATCGATATCGCCGAGCGCGCGGCGGACGAGCATCCCACAAAAGCCGCCGAAGCCTTGCGCGAGATTCTCTCTTTGGATTCCGATCACGTGGCGGCCCGCGAGTCCCTGCGCGACGCGCTGCTGGCGGCCGGGGATGTCGCCGGAGCCGTCAACGAAATGATGACTCTGGCCAAAGCCGCTCTGGAGAACAGTGAGGCCGAGGAAGCGTTGGGGCATTTGGACGGCGTGCTCGGCGTCGATCCGCGCAACGACCAAGCGCTACGCCGCAAGATTTCCATCCTGCGCGATCTGGGTCGCGAGGACGAAGCGACCGAACTGCTCTTTGAGATCGCGGCCTTTGCCGAGCGTTCCGGCGACATCGACAAGGCCGAGGCGACGCTTCGCGAGGTGCTGGCGACCGACGAACACGCCATACGCGCCCGCATCTCGTTGAAGGATCTGTTCCTCAACGCGGGCCTGGAAGACAAAGCCGTAGCCGAGTTGATCGACTTGGCGCAAACCGCCGAGCAGACCGGAGACAACGATACCGCGCTGGTGTACTGGGGCGAAATCTCCGGCCTCGACCCCGACAATCTCGACGCGCGCAAGGGGATCGCCCGGTTGCATTTGGCCGGCGGCGACACCGACAGCGCCGTGTCCGAATTGCTTTCTGTGGCCGGCCTTCAAGAGACCGGGGGCGACCTCGACGGCGCGATCGAAACCTTGCGGCAGGCGTTGGAATACGACGAACAGAACGAAGTCGCCGCTTCCCGCTTGATCGAATTGCTGCTGCAGACCGGCCAAACGGAGCCGGCCGTCGAATTGCTCATGACCGAAGCGGCGCACGCGCGTAGTGCGGGGCGGTTGCCGAAAGCTCGTGATTCATACGAACGGGTCATCGAGCATGACGGCCGGAACGTCGAGGCGCGCCGGCAACTCAAAGAGGTGTATCTCGGAACCGGGCGGCAGGATCGGGCGATCGAACAGTTGTTCGCCATGGCCGATCTTTTCAAGGCGCTCGATGAACCGGACAATGTCGAAGCCGCGCTGCGTGAAGTCATCGAACTCGACGGAGAAAATACGGAAGCCGCCACCGCGCTCAAGGACCACTACTTCGCCAGCGGTCAGCAAGCCGCAGGCTTGGATATGCTCCACGATTTCGTCCAGAAGGCTCGGGCACAACGGGAGATCGAAGAGGCGAAGACATTCGCCGAGGAAATGTTGGCCGTCCAGAGCGACGACCGCCGCGCCCTGATTGCGCTGGCCGAAATCGCCGTAGAGGAAAACGACACGTTCGCCGCCGTCGGTCGCTTCCGCACCCTGGCGGGTTTGGCGCTTGCCGAGAACGCCAACGAAGAAGCCGAGCGTCATTTCGCGCGTATCATTGAGTTGGACGACGCCGACGCCGAGGCCCGCGCCGAACTAAAAACGCTGCTGCTGGCGCGTGGTGATCGGCTCGGCGCCACCGAGCAATTGTTCGCGCTTGCCGACCTGGCCGGCGAAGGCGGAGATTCCGACGAAGCGCTTCGCTATTACCGCGAAGTCCTCGAACTCGATTCCCGAAACGAAACGGCGTTAGAGAATTTGGTCGACATCATGGTTGCCGCCGGCGATGGCGATCAGGCGATCGAAGAGATGTTCCTGCTGGCCGAAATCGCGCGGGAGAAAACCGATTTCACGCGCGCCGAACGTTTCCTGCGGCAAGTGCTGGATGTCGACGGCGACAATACCCAAGCGCTGGAAATTCTCAGCGATGTGCATATCGCGGGCGGCGAGACGGGCCAGGCGGTCGAGGAACTCTTCCGCTTGGTAGAGGCGGCCGAGAACGCCGAGGATTATGAACACGCTTTGGGATTGGTCGATCGCGTGCTTGATCTGGATGAGGAAAACATCAACGCGTTGGGCAAAAAGGCCGACTTACTCGATCTTTTGGAGCGCCACGACGAGGCCGTCGCTTCTCTGCTGCAACTCGCCGGTGCCCAACGGGCGCGCGAACTTGACGACCACGCCGAGCGCGCGCTGCGTAAGGCGCAAAAACTCGCGCCGGAAGACCAAGGTGTTCACGACGCCCTGATCGATTTGTTGAGCGGTGCCGAAGATACGCAGCCGGTGATCGACGAACTGCTTCGCTTCAACGGCGCGGCGATTGAAGACGGCGACCACGACAAAGCCACCACGGTGGCCCGGCGTATTCTGGACCTCAATCCGCGCTTCGAACGCGCACACCGCATGCTCATTGACGCGCTCAAGGCGCAGGACGAACTCGAAGCCGCCACCGAAGCGCTCTTCGCGCTCAGCGATCTGCAGGCCGAAGCCGGCGAGCAGGCGGCGGCGGAGGAGACGATCGAAGAAGTCTTGTCGCTGGAGGCAACCAACCAAGCCGCCATCGACAAACTTACGATGTTGATGCTCGACACCGGCCGCCACAGCGAGGCCGTCAAGCTGCTGTTGGCCTTTGGCGATCGGTTGCAGAGGGTTGAGCAATTCGCCGAAGCGCGCACCGCGTTCGAGCGCGTGCTCGACATCGAAGACGGCGACGCCGAGGCGCTGGGTAAACTCAAGGAATCTTATCTGGTCACGTCCGATATGGCCGAAGCGGTGGAGATTCTCTTCCGCACGGTCAGCGCCGCGGATTCGCGTCACGAAGAGGACTTGGCGTTCGACTCGTTGCGCGAAATCCTTGAACTGGACGAGCGCAACATCGAGGCGTTCGAAGACCTGAAGGCGCGTTTGTTCAAGGCCGACCGGGTCGACGATGCCGTCGATCTCATGCTGATGGCCGACGAAAAAATGCCGCCGGTTTGGGACGAGGATCGCCGCATCGACAACCTGGAAGAAATTCTTGAGACCGACGAACAGAATAACGAAGCGTTGGAACGGCTCGCCGATATTTTCAAGAGAACCGATCAAGCCGATCGCGCGATGGACATTCTTTTCCGGTTGGCCGAACTCGCCGAACAAGACGGCGACAGCGAAGGGGCCGCGGGGCGACTGGGCGACATCATCGCCATCGACGGACGCAATCTGCGGGCTCACTTGCGCGTGGCGAATCTCTACGAACAGGCGGGTGATGAGGACGCGCTCGCTGCGCGCCTGTTGACGATCGCCCACCTGCAGCAGGACGCGGGTGACTTGGACGAAGCCGCCGCGACTCTTCGCCGCGTGCAGGCAATCGAGAAGTTCGAGGAAAAAGCGCTGCGGGAACTGGATGATCTCTTCGGCGCGGCGGGCGACGAACAGCAGCGGCTGGAAGTCCGTTTCGAACTTGCCGCCGTGTACGGCCGCCGGGACGATGTCACCGAGGCCGAGGCGATCTACCTCGGGATTCTCAAGCAGGATACCGACAACCTGCTCGCGCGTGATTCGGTTATCAATCTGTACGCGGAGCACGAGCGCGGTGCCGATGCCGCGGCGCAGGCGATCGTTCTGGCCGACCGGGCGCGTAAAGCCGAGGACTTTGACGAAGCCATTTCGCGTTACGAGCAGGTGCTGTTCTTCGACGTGGATAACACTAAAGCAAGGCGTCATTTGAAATCCTTGCTGGTTAAGACCGAGCAGTTCGGGGCTGCGTGCATGCAGCTTCGCGTCTTGGCCGACGCGGCACGCGATGGCGACGATTTGATCGCCGTGGAAGACGCTTTGACCGAGCTTTTGCAACTCCAACCGGACGATTTGGACGTACGCCGCGAGTTGGTGGATCTCTACGAGGAGACCGGCCAGCCCAACAAGGCGGTCATTCAATTGCTCGACCTCGCCGAGCAGCTTAGCGCGGCGGACGAGTCGGACGAGGCGGTCACGCAGCTTGAACGCGCCGTCGTCATGCAGCCGGGCAACGAGCCGGTCAACCAGCGGTTGGCCGAAGCCTACGGCGCGGCCGGCGAGAACGAGAAGGCGGTCGAGAAATTCTTCCAATTGTATGAAATCGATATGGCGGCGCGGCGTCGGCGCGGCGCGGAAAGACACCTGCGCGAAATTCTCGAAATCGACCCCGACAACGCCGAGGCGAAAGAAAAGGTTTTCGACCTATTCAAGGCCGGCGTAACGCCGGAAGAAAAAATCGCCGATTTGTTCGAGCGGGCCGAAGAGTCGCTGGCCGGCGGCGATATCAAGGCCGCCGAGCAGGCGCTCAAGCAGGCGCTCGTGATTGACCCGAGTCACAGCGAAGCGCGGGAACTGTTGACCCAAATCGCCACCACGCCCACGCCGGAAATCGGCATCGAAGAACCGATCTCCGACGAGGTGTTCGACGTACAGGCCGTGAGTGACGAAACCGGAACCAGCGACGAGGAAATCGAAATCGATTGGGGCGAACCCGAAGCGGCCGAAGAAGTGGCCGAAGAGATCGCCGTGCCGCACGCAGAACCGGACGAGGAAGTCGCTGCAGAGGGCGTGGAAGATGTCGACGTGTTCGGCGACATGGCCGAAGGCGCACCCGAAGCCACGGCGGCGGAACCGGTTGCGGATGATGACCTTTCGCCGGAAGAGGTTGCTTTGGAAGACGCAATCGACCGCGTCGATTCGGCGTTGAGCGACAGCTTCGGCCAAGAGGGCGAGGAAGTGGAAGCCCCGGAAGAAGCCAAGGCTTCGGAAAACGTCGGCGAGAAATGGGTGGAGCGGCTCTTGCCGGAGACGGAAGAGGAAGCGACCCCCGAAATCTCCGAGGGAGAGTTTGCCGCCGCTGAGGAAGACATCGCCGAGATGGCCGCTCCTGCGGAAGCAGAGGTCGTCCAAGAGGAGTCGACCGACGAACTCACGCGGGCGATTGACGAATTCCTGGACGGCGCCACGCAGGAAGAAGAGCCGCCGACCAGCCTCGTGACGGAAGCGGAGCCCGAGACGGAATCGGCTGAAGATGTCGAAATGGTCGAAGGCCTGACGCAGGGCATTGACGATGTGTTCGACCGGGAAGAGCCCGCGGCGGAAGCAGTCGTAGACGGCGACGAGATCTCCTCCGATGACTTCCTCGACGAAAAAGCCGAAGAAGAGCCCACCGAGGAAGGGCGCGTCGTCGAAGACTTCAAGCCGTTTACGGAGTCGACGCCGGAAGAAACGCTGGAGGGCGAAGTGGCTCCACCGGCGAGCGATGATGACTTCATGTCCGATCTCCTGCACGAACTGGAGGAGGGGCAACCGGCGGAAGAAAAGCCTGCCGCTGAAGAAGCCGCGAGTGAGCCGCGCGACCTTTTCGACGAAGTGTTCGGTGAGGCCAAGACCGCCGCCGGTGCCGAAGGAAGCGGCGATGCTTTCGACGAATTGCTCGGTGATTTGGGCGAGGCGGGGAAGGCCTCCGAGGAAGACGACATCTTCAAGTCTTTTGTCGAAGGTCTGCCGGAAGAGTTGCGCTCGTCCAATTCGGCGCAGACTCATTACGACCTGGGCATTGCGTTCCGCGAAATGGACTCGAACACCGAAGCCATTGCCGAACTCGAGAAGGCGCTGATCAAGGACGACGGTTCGCTGGCGTTCGCCGTCAATTACGAGTTGGGCCAGTGTTACGCCATCCTCGAAAAATTCGATATGGCCGTTGATTACTTCGAAACCGCGATATCGGCGGGCACCGACGACGAACAAGTCATGCTCGACCTCACTTTCGAATTGGCGGTCGCGCTCAAGAATATGGGCGAGTTCGGCGAGGCGAAAAAGTTCTTCGAGCAAGTCGACAAACAGTCGAAAAATTATCGCGGCGCCAAGGCTGAGATCGCCGAGTGCAAAGCCGGTGGCAAGAAACGCGGCGGGGACGACGATAACATCGGATACCTTTGA
- a CDS encoding AAA family ATPase, giving the protein MNYLEFYALEREPFSNVPDQRFFWNGRSHQVALTKLQFALSQRRGLALVTGEIGAGKTTLARQLFESLDDDKFFRALLVVIHAEVTADWLLHRFAQLLGVPEPKHGKLELLGQIYQRLREIDREDKTVSLLIDEAQMLGTRELMEEFRGLLNIEMQGRKLINFVFFGLPEVEQNLTLDEPLRQRVALRIGLQRYDEHDTTEYIAHRLRIAGGDPELINVDAARCVHSFSLGSPRVTNAICDNLLLEGFLDETRTLTVEMAKKVAGELNLQPPQRDPLAEILGRRPGNQPAPNAEEWREVDLDKLLSFLDE; this is encoded by the coding sequence ATGAACTACCTTGAGTTCTACGCGCTGGAGCGCGAGCCCTTTTCCAACGTGCCTGACCAACGCTTTTTTTGGAACGGTCGTTCGCACCAGGTCGCCCTGACCAAACTGCAATTCGCGCTCTCCCAACGCCGCGGCCTAGCCCTGGTCACCGGCGAAATCGGCGCGGGGAAAACCACGCTGGCCCGTCAACTCTTTGAGTCGCTGGACGACGACAAATTCTTCCGCGCCTTGCTCGTGGTGATTCACGCCGAGGTGACGGCCGATTGGCTATTGCACCGGTTCGCTCAATTGCTGGGCGTCCCCGAACCCAAACACGGCAAGCTGGAATTGCTCGGGCAGATATACCAACGCCTACGCGAAATCGACCGCGAAGATAAGACCGTCAGCCTGCTTATCGATGAAGCCCAGATGCTCGGCACCCGCGAACTGATGGAAGAATTCCGCGGCCTGCTCAACATCGAAATGCAGGGGCGAAAGCTGATCAACTTCGTGTTCTTCGGTCTGCCGGAAGTCGAACAGAACCTCACGCTCGACGAGCCCCTCCGCCAACGCGTCGCGCTGCGCATCGGCCTGCAACGCTACGACGAACACGACACCACCGAATACATCGCGCACCGCTTGAGAATCGCGGGCGGCGACCCGGAATTGATCAACGTCGACGCGGCCCGTTGCGTGCACTCTTTCAGCCTCGGTTCGCCACGCGTAACCAACGCGATTTGCGACAACCTGCTGCTGGAGGGTTTCCTCGATGAAACCCGGACGTTGACCGTGGAGATGGCGAAAAAAGTCGCCGGCGAACTGAATCTTCAACCGCCGCAACGGGACCCGCTCGCCGAAATCCTGGGGCGGCGACCGGGCAATCAACCGGCGCCGAACGCCGAAGAATGGCGCGAGGTTGACCTCGATAAACTGCTGAGTTTCCTCGACGAGTAA
- a CDS encoding alpha/beta hydrolase yields MVEIYAKTEKRIIKGNDGTPLAVWIMGDGPVDWVIAPGLGTPHISWKFIVERFQHQFRVITWDARGTYSSGTPRDMDRLRVEDHAADLFAVVDELGIDEFIAGGWSMGVQISLEAFHRQPERFSALILLNGAPGQLLSTAYGVPGFEKFAIAVLNVSSRFGSLFGPAFTWLLTQPWTLSTMKALQIFTDNEEYFRKMVGTFRDLDFGTYFKMMVLTNEHTAVPYLPEVDVPTLITAGTKDKMTPLKTAHLIVDTIPNAELFIVPNGTHYTIVEYPEIINLRLERFFRDHVPEANVD; encoded by the coding sequence ATGGTCGAAATTTACGCGAAGACAGAGAAGCGGATCATCAAAGGCAATGACGGCACGCCGCTGGCCGTTTGGATCATGGGGGACGGGCCGGTGGATTGGGTCATCGCGCCCGGTCTCGGCACGCCGCACATTTCCTGGAAGTTCATTGTCGAGCGTTTCCAACACCAATTTCGCGTAATCACCTGGGACGCCCGGGGTACGTACTCGTCGGGCACGCCGCGCGACATGGATCGCCTGCGGGTCGAAGACCACGCTGCGGACTTGTTCGCGGTTGTCGATGAACTCGGTATTGACGAGTTTATCGCCGGGGGGTGGTCGATGGGCGTGCAGATATCGCTCGAGGCCTTTCACCGGCAGCCCGAGCGCTTTTCCGCGCTCATTCTGCTAAACGGAGCTCCGGGTCAACTGCTTTCAACGGCGTACGGCGTTCCCGGTTTTGAGAAATTCGCCATTGCCGTTCTTAATGTCAGCAGCCGTTTCGGCTCGCTGTTCGGCCCGGCGTTTACTTGGTTGCTGACCCAGCCGTGGACGCTTTCGACCATGAAGGCGCTGCAGATATTTACCGACAACGAAGAGTATTTCAGAAAGATGGTCGGTACCTTCCGGGACCTCGACTTCGGCACCTACTTTAAGATGATGGTGCTCACGAACGAACACACGGCCGTACCATATCTACCGGAGGTCGACGTGCCGACGCTGATTACCGCCGGCACCAAAGACAAGATGACGCCGCTGAAGACGGCACATTTGATCGTTGATACGATACCCAACGCGGAACTGTTCATTGTTCCCAACGGTACCCACTACACGATTGTCGAATATCCGGAGATCATCAATCTGCGCTTGGAACGCTTTTTCCGCGATCACGTGCCCGAAGCGAACGTGGACTAG
- a CDS encoding SxtJ family membrane protein: MARKKDENKDIRSFSLALAVLLGGFAALGWYREREFWPYLAAAAVVVLVVGLFLKPLMRPVFRGWMWLAMKLNWVVTRILLTSVWLVMFVPVGLVLRALRIDFFDRKIEPQKESYWHERPDVPYDRNRTERMG, translated from the coding sequence ATGGCACGAAAAAAAGACGAAAACAAAGACATCCGGAGCTTCAGCCTAGCCCTGGCGGTGCTATTGGGCGGCTTTGCGGCGCTCGGCTGGTATCGGGAGCGGGAATTCTGGCCCTACCTGGCCGCCGCGGCGGTTGTCGTTTTGGTGGTCGGCCTATTTCTGAAGCCGCTCATGCGGCCGGTGTTTCGCGGCTGGATGTGGTTGGCGATGAAGCTGAACTGGGTGGTGACACGCATCCTGTTGACCTCGGTTTGGCTTGTCATGTTCGTACCCGTCGGCTTGGTATTACGTGCGCTGCGTATCGACTTCTTCGACCGCAAAATCGAACCGCAAAAGGAAAGCTACTGGCACGAGCGCCCGGATGTTCCCTACGATCGGAACCGCACCGAACGAATGGGGTAA